The genomic DNA TCAAAAGAGAATTTCTCTGCGCTTGAAATACATAGAATTTACTAGCCGTACGTAGGAAGTTGAATTGTAAAGGTACTACCTTTATCTAACTCGCTTTGAACGTRAATGCWACCTCGATGGGATTGAGCGATCGCTTTGGCTATTGCCAACCCCAATCCAGAGCCACCAGAATGACGAGAGCGATCGCCGCCAACCCGATAGAAGCGATCGAAAATCTTAGCATGATGTTCGGGAGTAATACCGATGCCATTGTCTGCGATCCGAATTAGAGCGTGCTGGTTGTTATACCCAAGAAAAATCGTTACCCGACCTCCAGTAGGAGTGTAGTTTATGGCATTGGCAACCAGATTAAACACCATTCTATATAGCTGTTCTTCATTGCCCATAACTATTATCGGAGTAGTCAACTCAAAGCTACTACTTAACGTTATTCCTGTTTGCAGAGCTAATGCTGCAAGCTCTTCTTCGATATCGCCAAGAATGTCTTGTAAGGAGCAAGGATAGCGATCGCCTAGTTTTATTTGTCTGTCGAGGCGAGAGAGAAATAATAGATCGCTTACTAGTTCCGATAATCTGAGATTTTGACGTTCGATAACCTTAAGGATATCCCGTGCTTCAGCCTCAGAAAAATGAGCCATTCTGGTAAGAGATTCAAGTGTGGCGCGAACGGCAGCTAGAGGAGTCCGCAGTTCGTGAGCGGCATCGGTGGTAAACTGTTGGATTTGGCGGTAGGACTGATACAGTGGTCGCATCGCCAAACCAGCTAAATACCAACTGACTGCGATTACTAACAGGATAATAATTGGCGTTGTCCATAAAATTGTCAGTCTTATCGAAGTGAGATAGCTATCGAATTCTTGCCAGGAACGCCCCACCTCTATGTAGCCCCAAAGTGAATTTTTACCGTCAAGGTCGTGTAAGGAGAGAGGTAGAGAAATTTGCTGGTAGCGATCGCCCCGACTATCCTCAATTAGTTCCCAGTCTGCTGTCGATTTTTCTAAAGGCAAACGCTCTGGCTCGATCCCAGCCTGGGCAACTGGTTTTCCTCTGGCATCTAAAAGCCTAACGTAGTAATCGCCCCGACCGATGGGATTAAGTGTATGACCCTCGCTTCGGTCTGCTAAAATCCAGTTAGAATTTTTATAAAGATACAGATTGGGCAGATATCTACGGGACGCTACCTCTAAGACACCCGATCGTTTGAGAGTCGATTCGAGATTGTCGTGTAAGTTTCCCGCAACGGATTTTAGTTCTCGTTCTAAGGTAACGCGATGGGCGTGGACAATTGCCCGCCATACTCCAAAACTACATGACAAGAACAGAAAGCTAATTATTCCAGTGTAGAAAACAGTCAATCGCCAGCGAGTCGAGCGAAAAATACTATTTTGATTCATCCTTAATGCTAAGGCGATATCCGATACCATATATGGTTTCGATCGGGAGTTGGCAACCATATTGTTCTAACTTGCGTCGCAGCCTTCGCATTTGTGCGGCTACTACATTACTGGTCGGTTCGATACCAAACTCCCACAATCGGTCTAATATCAGATCGCGAGTAATAATTCGATCTGGGTGGCGCAGGAAATACTCTAAAATCTGAAATTCTTTATTAGTGAGTAAAATCTTTTGCGCTTCTTTGGGAGCTTTATCGATATAAATTTCATGAGTGCCACAATCTAGGGTCATATTGCCTACTTTTAGCTGCTGTGGCTGAATTGGTAGCGATCTCCTCTGCAAAGCTCTCAATCGGGCTAACAGTTCGCTAGTGCCAAAAGGTTTGACCAGATAATCATCAGCGCCAGCATCTAAACCCGCTACTCGATCTTCGATGCTATCTTTAGCAGTTAACATCAATATCGGTAGAGAATTATGTCGATCTCTTAATTTCTGACAGAGTTCTATACCCGTCTGCCCAGGTAACAGCCAGTCAAAAATAGCTACTGTATATTCTTGCCCTCTACTTAGTAAATACCATTCTGCTTCCGTACCATCTCGAACCCAATCGACAACATAGGCTTCTTGGTGGAGATTTCGCTCGATCGCCGCACCTAAATCTGGTTCATCTTCAACTAATAGTATTCTCATATTACAATTAACCTCAAGCAAGTAGGCTGGAGAAATATTTATTACCGTGTTCTTATTGTGAATTCTCGAACATCAATTAAACCCGTTTGCTAATTTTGGTAGCCTCCTATACCAAATACTGACATACGATTATGAAATCAGAATGATATTAGTCATAACAAAGAGTGGTTCTTCAGTTATAAATATGCCAAATAATTAGTTAACAACCAAAAAAACAGGAATCTAACAAAGAACATAGCGAGGTCAAACCTTTGTTATATATAGGTTGTAATCACAATAACTTATCACATAAACTTACTTTAGTCCCAGTTAGTTAAGTTGATAGGTACACAAAATGGCATCCTCATCGAAAACCAAGCTGTTAACAGAATTGTTAAACCTCGAATCAGTTCGAGTCACAAAATATAAAATTTTGCCCCAAGTCGGACTAATCTTACACACGGAAGTTCTAAGTAAAGAAGCAAATTGCACACGCTGCGGAAATAAGAGTCAAAGAATACACCAGAATCATCGATATTTAATCAAAGATTTATCAATTAGTGGTCAGCCAGTATATCTGGAACTAAACCGAAGACAGTTCAAATGTGGATTCTGTCAAAAACCGTTTAGTGAAGAACTAAACTTTGTTCAGAAAAGACGAAAATATACTTCAAGATTAGCCACAGAAATAATCAGACAAGTATTAGCAGATGACATTAAAACAGTAGCTCAAAATAATGATGTCTCGACAGAAGAAATAGAAACAATGCTTAAAGATAAAGCTCAAGAACTAAAACAAGAAAAGCCATCAAAGTTAAAAAGATTAGGAATTGACGAAATCGCCTTAGTGAAAGGACAGGGAAATTATTGTGCGGTATTGGTAGATTTAGAGAAAAGCAAGGTAGTCGATATTTTAGAAGAGCGAAGTCAAGAAAAAATCATGTCCGTTCTAACTTCGTGGGGAACAGAAGTGCTTCAGTCAATTGAATATGTGAGCATAGACTTATGGAAGCCTTACAAAAGCTTGGCTAGAAAGTTAATGCCTAATGCCGAAGTAGTAGCAAACAGATTTCATGTAATGAAACAAGTCAATGAAGAGTTAGATGAGCAAAGAAAAACTCAAAAGCGAGAAGTAAAAAAAGAGAAATCCAAGAAAAAGAAGCAGAGAATCTTATCGGGACTAAGCAAAAGCAAATATGCTCTGCTCAAAAATGAAGATAATTTAAGTGAGAAACAACAAGAGAAACTAAACGAAGTTAAAATAGTTTGTCCAACATTAGGAAAAATGCACGAGTTAAAAGAAAAATTTAGAGATATTTTGCAACAAAAGCAAGATAGTTTAACTGGATTGCTGAAAATTAGTGATTGGTTAAAAGAAGCCCAAGCATATTATCCAGAAGCTCAAAAGACAATTATTAGATGGATAGGAGAAATAATTGCTTACTTTGACCAGAGAGTAACTAATGGAGTCGTGGAAGGAATTAACAATAAATTAAAGCTCATAAAACGAGCGGCATACGGATTTAGAAACTTTGGTAACTTTCGTGATAGAGTTTTATTAACTTGGCATTTTAACTGTTAGTTAAGCATACTATTTACTGAAGAACTCAAAGAGTTAAGATTAATTATTAAATAAAAAGAAACAAATTTAGCATTTTGTTAAATCAGCTAAAAGTTCAAACATCTAACAAGATTACTTTAGCGGTTGATATGAATAATTAATCCAGTCTAATTACTCGATTTCTTGTCTAGCAAATTTAAACTTTTATTAATTCAAATTTATATATAAACTATTAAACAAATTAAGTAATAGCTGTTTTATTAATGTTATAGAAGACTTGAATCGTATTTTTAATACAAAACAATAAGATAAAAATAAATATTGTTTAGCATAAAATTATGAAATAAAAGTGAAATAGATATATTGTAAAAAAAATTTGTTTTTTAATCAAAATTAGTTTTTTTTGTATATTAAATATATTAATTAGATGCGATTGAAGCTCAAAAAAATATAGTTGGAGAGAAGATAATGAAACACAAATCTAAAACTGCCTGGCGTTGGCGATCGCCTGGTGGTATTACTTTATTAATCATTCTGGCTATAGCTACTTTTTTTCTCGTAACGACGTATTGGGCGCATATAGTTCCTGTTTTGCCTTGGCTTCTATTATTAGCTTGTCCGCTAATGCATCTATTCATGCATGGCGGTCACGGCAGTCACAATAACAACTCAGAAGTAGGTCGAAAATGAATTTAGAACAAGATACTTGCAATGATAACGAAAATCAACGAATAGCAAATATCTATCAAAAGATTGCCAGTAATTACGATCTTCTGGGCGAATACTTACTTGGCATAATATTTAGTCCCTTTAGCTATTGGAACTATCGTTTTAGAGCGATCGCCTCTCTCAATTTACAACCTGGAGATACGGTTATCGATCTCTGCTGTGGTACTGGGTTGAATTTTCCACTGTTGGAAGAAGCCATTGGTTCGGCGGGAAAAATCATTGGGGTCGATTTAAGCGAGGCAATGTTAGCCCAGGCAGAACAACGGGTGACAGAAAACGGTTGGTCGAATATCGAGCTAGTGCAGAGTGATGCAGCCTCTTATGAATTTCCTAGCGGCATAGATGGCATTGTCTCTACTTTGGGTATTACCCTCGTTCCTGAAAGCGAGCGAGCGATACAAAGAGGTTGTCAGGCACTGTCTTCTGGAAAACGCTGGGTAATTTTAGATTTCAAGAAGCCAGACAATTGGCTTTCGCCGTTTGCACCCCTGCTGAGTTTCCTGTTTATTCGTCCCTTTGGCGGAAATTTAGCGATGGCAAACCGTCGCCCTTGGGAATCAGTTTATAAACACTTGAAAAATATTGCCTTCATTGAGTTATTGCTGGGCTTTGCCTACATTGCTGTCGGGGAAAGAGAAGAGAAAGAAAAATCTCATGAGTAGCATTCCTGAAGACTTACAGCCGTTTTCAGTTGAATGGACTACGTTTAAAATTAGCTGGCTTGTAGCTCTAAGCCATAAGCTTTAAGCTTTTTTGAGTCAGATTTGTAAGTAGTTTTAGGATTGACCGTTAGCGCGGACAGAGTGCTGAATGCCTTTCTCTAAAAACGGATAAGTAATTCAAAAAGTTTTATTTATACTTTTTGATGGCTTGTTATTTTTAACTCAAACGCAGTCAATAAACTGAAAGCAACTCGATTTTTAAAACTAGTAATTATTATCTATAAAAATGAAATAAGCATGAAATTTGTCGTTATAGATACATTTATTTTTTAGATTTCTTCAAATAACAAAAATATGAAATGAGGGTGAAATTAATACTTTTCTTAATAAATTGCTTTTGCAACTATAGATAGATAACATTTACTTAAAGATAAATATATGTTTTTAATTAACAACCGTTTGTTAAAAGGAAAAAGTTAATTATGCTTCTCGTACATGAAAAATATCAATCTAGTTTCGATACTGCAATGAAATGTGCAGTTGAATGCGAACACTGTGCCGAAGCCTGTATGGGCAGCGAACAAATGAAACAATGCGTTCGTTATTGCCTCGATTGCGCTGAGATGTGTCGCACTATTGCCACTTACATGGTGCGCGGGTCTAATTTCGTAGTTCAAGCAACTAAAGCCTGTGCCGAAATTTGTGAAGCCTGTGCCAAAGAATGCGAAAGTCACGATAGCGAACATTGTGCTAAATGTGCTAAAGCCTGTCGCGAAGCAGTAGAAGCATATCAAAAAATTACCAGCGTTGCTGCCTAAAGCTGGAGGAGCGTCGGACGGTTAAACGAGATGACGAAAGTGAAGAAATAGGTTGGGGCAAGGGGCGTATTGCTCTCCTACTTATCGCTTGCCAATTCTCTAATTACAGAGAAGTATCTCCCTTTCGTTTAACTGTTTTAAAGTTCTCGCTTGAGTTAGTAGCATGAGGTTTTCATCCTAAAGGTATAAACTAATGACACCACCAAACCAAACCGAACGACATCATTCTACCCACCAACATGACGAACACCATCGAGAACGCGACCATCATCAGCACGAACACCACGGACATAACGGTCATAGCGGACACGACAAGCACGCAGGGCATAATCCAGAAATCTTCAAACGTCGTTTCTTTATTTGTTTAATTTTAACTCTGCCAGTTCTTTATTTTTCCTCACAGTTGCAAAGCTGGTTGAGTTATCAAGCCCTAGAATTTCCTGGCTCAAACTGGGTAAGTCCCGTACTGGGGATTATTATTTATTTCTACGGTGGTTGGGTATTTCTCAAAGGTGCATGGCACGAGTTACGCAGTCAGATTGGGATGATGACTCTAATTGCCTTGGCGATTACGGTAGCTTTTGTCTACAGTCTGGCAGTATCTCTAGGACTGCGGGGAAAACCTTTTTATTGGGAACTGGTAACGTTAGTAGATATTATGCTGCTGGGTCATTGGGTAGAAATGGCATCGGTACAGGGAGCATCTCAAGCTTTGGAGTCATTAAAAGAATTAGTCCCCGCACAAGCGCATCTGTTGCGTAATGGGAAAGTTGAGGATATTCCCGTTAGTGAAGTAACAGCAGAAGACATAATTCTAATTCGACCTGGAGAACAAATTCCCAATGACGGAGAGGTAATTGAGGGGGCGACGGAAGTAGACGAAGCTTTTTTAACTGGGGAATCTCGTCCCATACCCAAACAAGAAGGAGATGAAGTAGTAGCGGGTTCGGTCAACAATGCAGGTTCGGTGAAGGTTAGGGTTACTCGTACTGGCGATGAAACCACCCTCAGCCAAATCATGCGTTTGGTAGAAGAAGCGCAAAACTCCCGCAGTAATTATCAAGCATTAGCCGATCGCATTGCCTATTGGTTGACAATAATTGCGATCGCTGTTGGTACGCTAACTTTTGTAGTCTGGTTGTCTTTATCCGATCTGGTATTTGCTATTAATCGCGCTGTAACCGTGCTGGTTATTACCTGTCCCCACGCTTTGGGTTTAGCCATTCCCCTGGTTATCGCCAACTCCACTGCCTTAGCTGCTAAAAACGGCATTTTGGTTCGCAACCGCGATGCTTTAGAAAGAGCTAAAGATATTAAAACTATGGCGTTTGATAAAACGGGAACGCTAACAGAAGGACACTTTGGAGTACAGAAAGTTTATACCGACGGTATGAATCGAGATGAAGCACTGGCGATCGCAGCAGCTTTAGAAACTTCTTCCGAACATCCTCTAGGTAAAGCCATAGTAGAAGCCGCAGAAGTTGAGGAACTAGATTTACCTTCAATGAGTGACTTTGAGACGGTAACGGGTAGGGGAGTCAAGGGTAGAGTTAATAGCAAACTCTATCAAATTGGCAGACCTGAATGGATTGAAGAACAGCAATTACATTTACCAATTTCTTTACAAGAAGGCTTAAATACTGCCGACGAACGGGGTGAAAGTGCCGTAGTGTTGCTAGATGAGTCCCAAGCAGTAGCGGTAATTTCTCTGGCGGATAGAGTTAGGGAAAGAGCCAGAGAAACAATTAATAAATTAAATAATGAAGGTATTCAGCCTGTAATGATTACGGGAGATGCCGAAGCTGTTGCCCGTACCGTAGCTAGAGACTTGGAGATCGAAAAATACTATGCTCGCGTTCTGCCCGAAGATAAGGTAAACATTATCAAACAGCTAAAGCGAAAGCAGCCTACAGCCTTTGTCGGTGACGGGATCAACGATGCTGCTGCCTTACTAGAAGCCAATATGGGTTTGGCAATTGGTGCGGGGACGAATGTGGCAATTGAATCAGCCGACTTGGTGTTAATTGAAGACGATCCTTTAGATGCAGTCAAAGCTCTCAACTTAGCAAAGAAAACCTATGGCAAAATGATTCAAAATTTGTTTTGGGCAACGGGCTATAACGTCATCGCCATTCCTTTGGCGGCAGGAGTGCTTTCACCTTGGGGATTTGTGCTTTCTCCCGCAGTTGGTGCACTGTTGATGAGTTTATCGACAGTGATTGTGGCAATTAATGCTGTAATGTTACGCCGAGCCAAACTCGCTTAACCTGGAATCCAAACCAACCGCAAAGCTTATCAAAATTTACCCCAAACGAAATATGCAAATTGAAAGTCGAACTAGAAAATATCAGACATGGATAAAAATGAATCTTTGGAAAAAAATGCCGAAAGAATAACTGAAATAATTAATCCCACACAACCTCATAAAACTTCTAACCAAGAAGTTGGGACGAGTAATGGCGGCGGACTAGAACTAATCTCGATCGCTATAGCTATAGTTGCAGCCGCAGGATTATCTTATTTACTCCAAAAACATAAATCCGAGCCAGGTAGGAGCAAGCACCTAAACCTCGATATTTTTCAACGATTTGCTCGACCTAGCTGTCGGAAATGTCGGTTTTTCGATAATAATTCTCATCTTAAGTGTGCCGTACATCCAATTCGGGTGGGCAAGATCTCAGCCCAAGACTGTTCTGACTACTGGCAACGCGACTGCCGTAGGTTTTGGCATCGTTAAATAAGCTTCATTGTAGCAGCCGCGATTCGGGAATCAAATTACAGGTTACGCGAGAAAACAAAGATGGCGACATGAAAACCATTGCCGTCAAAGAAATTTGAATTTTTAACCAGAAAAGAATATAGATATGCGTAAAATTACAGTTATAGTTGCGTTGGTGCTAGCCTTTTTTATTCTGTTTGTTCCCGGATACATTCTTTGGATTACCTGGAAATCACCAGAACCAATACCAGCAGTAATCACGCCAAACACTAGAAACAGCAGCCGCTTCTTGGCTGCAACTCCTACCGAGTTAAGCCAGACGGTAGCCAATGCTCTGTTTCCCGAAGCTGGTAACGAAGCACCCGATGGCACGATCCGCGTCCCTGCCGACAACTGGCAAGCGGGAGTAGCAGCAGCCCCACTAATACGCTGGGTGAATGCACCACTAATTATGGATGAAAGTATCTCTACAGTTAGGGTAGAAACTTCAGCACCAAATGTTCCAAGTGAATTTTCCCCAAACGATGCTGCTAGTCTGGCAGCTCAAATAGATGCTGCTACCGCCTCGATCGCGGGTTCGCCAACTACTAACGTCTTACTAGTAGCAGAAAATCCTGGATATGCCATTCCAGCAGCTTACTGGGCAGCCCAGTCTGGAGATACGGTGTTGTTTGCCGATAATGAGTTACCCGAACCGACTCGCCAAGCTCTATTGCGACGTAACGGTAATGCTCGTATTTACACTTTAGGAGTAGACGGCAGGTCTTTAGGGCTAGATGAATTTGGTACTTATCAAAATTTATCTGCCAGCAATGATATTACTGCTGCTTTGTCAATGGCTGAGTTTTACGACGAAGATAACGATTTTGGCTGGGGTTTCGACCTCAACAATTTTGGCTGGCGCGTAGATTCTCACTATAACTTCGTGCTGGCAAACCGAGACTTACCAGAAATGGCGATCGCGGGAGTATCTTTAGGACGTTTTGGTAAGTATGGACCTCTATTGTGGACGGAGGGCGATCGCCTTCCGATCCTGACAAGTCAATATCTTTGGAAGGCAAAGCCTGAATACTATACCAACCCCGTAGAAGGACCATTCAATCATATTTGGGTTTTGGGAGATTACGACATTATCGACTCCGCCGTCCAGGGACGCGCCGATACCAGCCAAGAAATTAGCGAATACCGCTCTCAAGGGGATTATGGACTCTCTGGATTGGAAATGCTGCTGGTTATCTGGATTGTGGCGGGGATTGTCAGCGCGATCTGGCTGATTCTCTATAGCTGGCGACGCTTGCCTCAAATTAG from Myxosarcina sp. GI1 includes the following:
- the rppB gene encoding two-component system sensor histidine kinase RppB encodes the protein MVSDIALALRMNQNSIFRSTRWRLTVFYTGIISFLFLSCSFGVWRAIVHAHRVTLERELKSVAGNLHDNLESTLKRSGVLEVASRRYLPNLYLYKNSNWILADRSEGHTLNPIGRGDYYVRLLDARGKPVAQAGIEPERLPLEKSTADWELIEDSRGDRYQQISLPLSLHDLDGKNSLWGYIEVGRSWQEFDSYLTSIRLTILWTTPIIILLVIAVSWYLAGLAMRPLYQSYRQIQQFTTDAAHELRTPLAAVRATLESLTRMAHFSEAEARDILKVIERQNLRLSELVSDLLFLSRLDRQIKLGDRYPCSLQDILGDIEEELAALALQTGITLSSSFELTTPIIVMGNEEQLYRMVFNLVANAINYTPTGGRVTIFLGYNNQHALIRIADNGIGITPEHHAKIFDRFYRVGGDRSRHSGGSGLGLAIAKAIAQSHRGXIXVQSELDKGSTFTIQLPTYG
- the rppA gene encoding two-component system response regulator RppA, with amino-acid sequence MRILLVEDEPDLGAAIERNLHQEAYVVDWVRDGTEAEWYLLSRGQEYTVAIFDWLLPGQTGIELCQKLRDRHNSLPILMLTAKDSIEDRVAGLDAGADDYLVKPFGTSELLARLRALQRRSLPIQPQQLKVGNMTLDCGTHEIYIDKAPKEAQKILLTNKEFQILEYFLRHPDRIITRDLILDRLWEFGIEPTSNVVAAQMRRLRRKLEQYGCQLPIETIYGIGYRLSIKDESK
- a CDS encoding ISL3 family transposase, translating into MASSSKTKLLTELLNLESVRVTKYKILPQVGLILHTEVLSKEANCTRCGNKSQRIHQNHRYLIKDLSISGQPVYLELNRRQFKCGFCQKPFSEELNFVQKRRKYTSRLATEIIRQVLADDIKTVAQNNDVSTEEIETMLKDKAQELKQEKPSKLKRLGIDEIALVKGQGNYCAVLVDLEKSKVVDILEERSQEKIMSVLTSWGTEVLQSIEYVSIDLWKPYKSLARKLMPNAEVVANRFHVMKQVNEELDEQRKTQKREVKKEKSKKKKQRILSGLSKSKYALLKNEDNLSEKQQEKLNEVKIVCPTLGKMHELKEKFRDILQQKQDSLTGLLKISDWLKEAQAYYPEAQKTIIRWIGEIIAYFDQRVTNGVVEGINNKLKLIKRAAYGFRNFGNFRDRVLLTWHFNC
- a CDS encoding DUF2933 domain-containing protein; translation: MKHKSKTAWRWRSPGGITLLIILAIATFFLVTTYWAHIVPVLPWLLLLACPLMHLFMHGGHGSHNNNSEVGRK
- a CDS encoding class I SAM-dependent methyltransferase, with translation MNLEQDTCNDNENQRIANIYQKIASNYDLLGEYLLGIIFSPFSYWNYRFRAIASLNLQPGDTVIDLCCGTGLNFPLLEEAIGSAGKIIGVDLSEAMLAQAEQRVTENGWSNIELVQSDAASYEFPSGIDGIVSTLGITLVPESERAIQRGCQALSSGKRWVILDFKKPDNWLSPFAPLLSFLFIRPFGGNLAMANRRPWESVYKHLKNIAFIELLLGFAYIAVGEREEKEKSHE
- a CDS encoding four-helix bundle copper-binding protein, encoding MLLVHEKYQSSFDTAMKCAVECEHCAEACMGSEQMKQCVRYCLDCAEMCRTIATYMVRGSNFVVQATKACAEICEACAKECESHDSEHCAKCAKACREAVEAYQKITSVAA
- a CDS encoding copper-translocating P-type ATPase, which translates into the protein MTPPNQTERHHSTHQHDEHHRERDHHQHEHHGHNGHSGHDKHAGHNPEIFKRRFFICLILTLPVLYFSSQLQSWLSYQALEFPGSNWVSPVLGIIIYFYGGWVFLKGAWHELRSQIGMMTLIALAITVAFVYSLAVSLGLRGKPFYWELVTLVDIMLLGHWVEMASVQGASQALESLKELVPAQAHLLRNGKVEDIPVSEVTAEDIILIRPGEQIPNDGEVIEGATEVDEAFLTGESRPIPKQEGDEVVAGSVNNAGSVKVRVTRTGDETTLSQIMRLVEEAQNSRSNYQALADRIAYWLTIIAIAVGTLTFVVWLSLSDLVFAINRAVTVLVITCPHALGLAIPLVIANSTALAAKNGILVRNRDALERAKDIKTMAFDKTGTLTEGHFGVQKVYTDGMNRDEALAIAAALETSSEHPLGKAIVEAAEVEELDLPSMSDFETVTGRGVKGRVNSKLYQIGRPEWIEEQQLHLPISLQEGLNTADERGESAVVLLDESQAVAVISLADRVRERARETINKLNNEGIQPVMITGDAEAVARTVARDLEIEKYYARVLPEDKVNIIKQLKRKQPTAFVGDGINDAAALLEANMGLAIGAGTNVAIESADLVLIEDDPLDAVKALNLAKKTYGKMIQNLFWATGYNVIAIPLAAGVLSPWGFVLSPAVGALLMSLSTVIVAINAVMLRRAKLA
- a CDS encoding DUF4396 domain-containing protein yields the protein MRKITVIVALVLAFFILFVPGYILWITWKSPEPIPAVITPNTRNSSRFLAATPTELSQTVANALFPEAGNEAPDGTIRVPADNWQAGVAAAPLIRWVNAPLIMDESISTVRVETSAPNVPSEFSPNDAASLAAQIDAATASIAGSPTTNVLLVAENPGYAIPAAYWAAQSGDTVLFADNELPEPTRQALLRRNGNARIYTLGVDGRSLGLDEFGTYQNLSASNDITAALSMAEFYDEDNDFGWGFDLNNFGWRVDSHYNFVLANRDLPEMAIAGVSLGRFGKYGPLLWTEGDRLPILTSQYLWKAKPEYYTNPVEGPFNHIWVLGDYDIIDSAVQGRADTSQEISEYRSQGDYGLSGLEMLLVIWIVAGIVSAIWLILYSWRRLPQISTMMLATWGLLGLVFGPVGVWIYSMSYDQAPWKKDGIMASWQRPSFNAVMSASAMNRGFDGPLMLVISWIVTFLGLPLVVFQGPLFWLGNSMMWGIYISYFGALLLHWLVMHAGMFMMGSDRTYGQAVKRAFLPALVSMTAMAVGMMGFMWWIQMVNLGSMPDDDELLWWGTTLVSIAVGWLVALPFDALLVKHDIQPGDM